A portion of the Rhodopseudomonas sp. BAL398 genome contains these proteins:
- a CDS encoding branched-chain amino acid ABC transporter permease — protein sequence MDLITFGVQLLNAIQYGMVLFLVASGLTLVFGILGVINLAHGAFYMLGAYLAYWIAAVTGNFLIAMLAGVAIAFAVGLLLENVFIRRLYGRDHLAQVLLSFGLILVIDEVREMLFGKDVHAVAPPAWLAGSIQLTDNLSYPVYRLAICVFCLAIALLIFVVITRTKIGMIVRAGAENREMIRVLGINYDSVNRYVFAIGIALAALGGIVIAPISTVFPGMGDGMLILSFVVVVLGGIGSVAGAAIGALLIGLTDTLGKVFFPSVSGILIYLLMALVLLWRPNGILGRREV from the coding sequence ATGGACCTCATCACTTTCGGCGTTCAGCTGTTGAATGCCATTCAATACGGCATGGTGCTGTTTCTGGTCGCCAGCGGGCTGACGCTGGTGTTCGGGATTCTCGGCGTGATCAATCTCGCTCATGGCGCGTTCTATATGCTGGGGGCTTACCTCGCTTATTGGATCGCTGCCGTGACCGGCAATTTCCTGATCGCCATGCTGGCCGGGGTGGCGATCGCCTTTGCGGTCGGGCTGCTTTTGGAAAACGTCTTCATCCGCAGGCTCTATGGCCGCGATCATCTGGCCCAGGTGCTGCTGTCGTTCGGACTGATCCTGGTGATCGACGAGGTGCGCGAAATGCTGTTCGGCAAGGACGTCCACGCGGTGGCGCCGCCGGCCTGGCTCGCCGGCTCGATTCAGCTCACCGACAATCTGTCCTATCCGGTGTATCGGCTGGCGATCTGCGTGTTCTGCCTGGCGATCGCCTTGCTGATCTTCGTGGTCATCACCCGCACCAAGATCGGCATGATCGTGCGCGCCGGTGCCGAGAACCGCGAAATGATTCGGGTGCTCGGCATCAATTACGACTCGGTGAATCGCTACGTCTTCGCCATAGGAATCGCGCTGGCGGCGCTCGGCGGCATCGTGATCGCGCCGATCTCCACGGTGTTTCCCGGCATGGGCGACGGCATGCTGATCCTGTCCTTCGTGGTGGTGGTGCTGGGCGGCATCGGCTCGGTGGCGGGGGCCGCGATCGGCGCGCTGCTGATCGGCCTCACCGACACCTTGGGCAAAGTGTTCTTCCCCAGCGTCTCGGGCATCCTGATCTATCTGCTGATGGCGCTGGTGCTGCTGTGGCGCCCCAACGGCATCCTCGGCCGGCGGGAGGTCTGA
- a CDS encoding ABC transporter substrate-binding protein — translation MSEIRRLPPITRRTLLSGAAGAATLAVAAPFRSPAIAQSAPLRVGLMLPYTGTYAKLGKFIDDGFRLRIAQNGGKLGGRDVEFVQVDDESKPAAATDNMNRLVGREKVDVVVGTVHSGVAMAMVKVARDTNTLLIIPNAGANDATGPACAPNIFRTSFSNWQTTYPMGKVMAGAGIKNVVTITWKYTAGAEMIGAFAESFTANGGKIVEDLTVPFPEVEFQALITRIASLKPDAVFSFFAGGGAVKFVKDYAAAGLNKTIPLYGAGFLTDGTLAAQGEAAEGIKTTLHYADNLLHPANVAFLKAFKAKTGNDGDIYAVQGFDAAALLDIGLTAVKGDAKARDQMIAAMAAAKIDSPRGPLSFNKAHNPIQNIYLREVKNGRNDMLSIAQADVDDPARGCKMI, via the coding sequence ATGTCCGAAATCCGTCGTTTGCCGCCGATAACCCGCCGCACGCTGTTGTCGGGCGCCGCCGGCGCCGCCACGCTGGCGGTGGCTGCGCCGTTTCGCTCGCCGGCGATCGCGCAAAGCGCGCCGCTGCGGGTCGGGCTGATGCTGCCCTATACCGGGACTTATGCGAAGCTCGGCAAATTCATCGACGACGGCTTCCGGCTGCGCATCGCGCAGAACGGCGGCAAGCTCGGCGGCCGCGACGTCGAATTCGTCCAGGTCGACGACGAATCCAAGCCCGCCGCCGCCACCGACAACATGAACCGGCTGGTCGGCCGCGAAAAGGTCGATGTCGTGGTCGGCACCGTGCATTCCGGCGTGGCGATGGCGATGGTCAAGGTCGCGCGCGACACCAACACGCTGCTGATCATCCCCAATGCGGGGGCCAACGACGCCACCGGCCCGGCCTGCGCGCCGAATATCTTCCGCACCTCGTTCTCGAACTGGCAGACCACCTATCCGATGGGCAAGGTGATGGCCGGGGCCGGAATCAAGAACGTCGTCACCATCACCTGGAAATACACCGCCGGCGCCGAAATGATCGGCGCCTTTGCCGAGAGCTTCACCGCCAATGGCGGCAAGATCGTCGAGGATTTGACGGTGCCGTTCCCGGAGGTCGAATTCCAGGCGCTGATCACCCGGATCGCCTCATTGAAGCCGGACGCGGTGTTCTCGTTCTTCGCCGGCGGCGGCGCGGTGAAATTCGTCAAGGACTACGCGGCAGCCGGGCTCAACAAGACCATTCCGCTGTATGGCGCAGGCTTCCTCACCGACGGCACGCTGGCGGCGCAGGGCGAGGCGGCCGAGGGCATCAAGACCACGCTGCACTACGCCGACAATCTGCTGCACCCGGCCAATGTCGCCTTCCTCAAGGCCTTCAAGGCCAAGACCGGCAATGACGGCGACATCTATGCGGTGCAGGGTTTTGATGCGGCGGCGCTGCTCGACATCGGACTGACCGCGGTGAAGGGCGACGCCAAGGCGCGCGACCAGATGATCGCCGCGATGGCGGCGGCGAAGATCGACTCACCGCGCGGTCCGCTGTCGTTCAACAAGGCGCATAATCCGATCCAGAACATCTATCTGCGCGAGGTCAAGAACGGCCGCAACGACATGCTGTCGATCGCCCAGGCCGATGTCGACGACCCGGCGCGCGGCTGCAAGATGATTTGA